One genomic segment of Cellulophaga sp. HaHaR_3_176 includes these proteins:
- the argG gene encoding argininosuccinate synthase, translating to MKKLVLAYSGGLDTSYCAKYLSKDKGFEVHAVSVNTGGFSTEEIANIKEKSLQLGASSYTSIDAVQTFYDKVVKFLIFGNVLKNNTYPLSVSAERIVQAIEIVNYAKKVGASYIAHGSTGAGNDQVRFDMIFQIIAPEIEIITPIRDNKLSRETEIAYLKENGIDYPWEKAKYSINRGLWGTSVGGEETLTSNKALPDSAYPSQLQEKEPIDVKLTFEKGELVAVNGVKDKPVANIEKLEAMASKYAIGRDIHVGDTIIGTKGRVGFEAAAALITIKAHHLLEKHTLTKWQQYQKEQQGNFYGMLLHEGNYLDEVMRNIEAFLTDTQKNVSGDVFLSLYPFQFRLNGIASEHDLMTDAFGSYGEENKGWSATDAKGFIKILSNSGRIYNHVNGNND from the coding sequence ATGAAAAAATTAGTTTTAGCCTACAGTGGCGGATTAGACACATCATACTGTGCAAAATATTTATCAAAAGACAAAGGTTTTGAAGTACACGCTGTAAGTGTAAATACTGGTGGCTTTTCAACTGAAGAAATTGCCAATATAAAAGAAAAGTCTTTACAACTAGGTGCTTCATCATATACATCAATTGATGCTGTACAAACATTTTATGATAAAGTAGTTAAATTCTTAATTTTCGGAAATGTTCTTAAAAACAACACATACCCTTTATCAGTAAGTGCTGAACGTATTGTACAGGCTATAGAAATTGTAAACTACGCTAAAAAGGTAGGAGCTAGTTATATTGCTCATGGTAGCACAGGTGCAGGAAATGATCAAGTACGTTTTGACATGATTTTTCAAATTATAGCTCCAGAAATAGAAATCATTACACCTATTAGAGATAATAAATTATCTAGAGAAACAGAAATTGCATACTTAAAAGAAAATGGAATTGATTACCCTTGGGAAAAAGCAAAATATTCTATTAACAGAGGTCTTTGGGGAACATCAGTTGGTGGTGAAGAAACGCTAACGTCTAACAAAGCATTGCCAGACAGCGCATATCCTAGTCAACTACAAGAAAAGGAGCCTATAGATGTTAAACTAACTTTCGAAAAAGGAGAATTAGTAGCTGTTAACGGTGTTAAAGATAAGCCTGTTGCTAATATAGAAAAACTTGAAGCTATGGCATCTAAATATGCTATTGGTAGAGATATTCATGTTGGTGACACTATTATTGGTACAAAAGGTAGAGTTGGTTTTGAAGCTGCTGCTGCATTAATCACAATTAAAGCACATCATTTATTAGAGAAACACACACTTACAAAATGGCAACAATACCAAAAAGAACAACAAGGTAATTTTTACGGAATGTTGTTACATGAAGGTAATTATTTAGATGAAGTGATGAGAAACATTGAAGCCTTCTTAACCGATACTCAAAAAAATGTTTCTGGAGATGTTTTCTTAAGCCTATACCCTTTCCAATTCAGATTAAATGGAATAGCTTCTGAACATGATTTAATGACTGATGCTTTTGGTAGTTATGGTGAAGAAAACAAAGGATGGTCTGCAACTGATGCTAAAGGTTTTATAAAAATACTTTCAAATTCAGGCAGAATATACAATCACGTAAACGGTAATAATGATTAA
- the argC gene encoding N-acetyl-gamma-glutamyl-phosphate reductase codes for MIKVGIIGGSGYTGGELIRILLHHPEVTIDFVFSTTRAGKKITNAHPDLLGVTDIAFTGDVNLNVDVVFLCLGHGNSTSFLKEHNFSATTKIVDLSNDFRLNVDAVLNGKEFIYGLPETNKKQIKEANYIANPGCFATAIQLALLPLAKHNLLQNDVHINAVTGSTGAGVSPSATSHFSWRNNNVSWYKPFTHQHLGEIGESLSSYKNDVGELNFLPNRGNFTRGILATAYTKFDKSIEEAVALYNDFYKDALFTQISEQEINLKQVVNTNQCHIHLHKHNNKLLITSAIDNLLKGASGQAVQNMNLMFGFDEGTGLNLKAGVF; via the coding sequence ATGATTAAAGTAGGGATAATTGGAGGATCTGGTTACACAGGTGGTGAGCTAATTAGAATATTATTACATCACCCTGAAGTAACTATCGATTTTGTTTTCAGCACTACAAGAGCTGGAAAAAAAATTACAAATGCACATCCTGATTTATTGGGTGTTACTGATATTGCTTTTACAGGCGATGTAAATTTAAATGTAGACGTTGTTTTTCTTTGCTTAGGTCACGGGAATTCTACTTCGTTTTTAAAAGAACACAACTTTTCTGCAACAACTAAAATCGTTGACTTGAGTAATGATTTTAGATTAAATGTAGATGCTGTTTTAAATGGAAAAGAGTTTATTTACGGTTTACCTGAAACAAATAAAAAACAAATAAAAGAGGCTAATTATATTGCAAACCCTGGTTGTTTTGCTACAGCTATTCAACTAGCATTATTACCATTAGCTAAACATAATTTATTACAAAATGATGTTCATATTAATGCAGTAACAGGTAGTACTGGAGCTGGTGTTAGTCCATCTGCAACATCACATTTTAGCTGGCGAAACAATAATGTATCTTGGTATAAACCTTTTACGCATCAACATTTAGGCGAAATAGGCGAAAGTTTATCTTCTTATAAAAACGATGTTGGTGAATTAAATTTTCTTCCTAACAGGGGTAATTTTACTAGAGGTATATTAGCTACAGCATATACAAAATTTGACAAAAGTATAGAGGAGGCAGTAGCTTTATATAATGATTTTTATAAAGATGCTTTATTTACTCAAATATCAGAGCAAGAAATAAATTTAAAACAGGTTGTAAACACCAATCAGTGCCATATTCATTTGCACAAGCATAATAATAAACTTTTAATTACTTCTGCTATAGATAACCTTTTAAAAGGCGCATCTGGTCAAGCGGTTCAAAACATGAATTTGATGTTTGGTTTTGATGAAGGAACTGGACTTAATTTAAAAGCAGGAGTATTTTAG
- the proC gene encoding pyrroline-5-carboxylate reductase — MKIAIIGAGNLGLAIAKGVLNSNGATSMFLTKRNTTDIQKFEKFGNVTVTTDNREAVTKSDILIFAVQPAQFEQILEDTKDLLNEKHVIISTITGVVISQIEKIIGSEHHIIRSMPNTAISVGKSMTCICSNEKGKKRIDLAKAIFNRMGHSMEIPENQMQAATVICASGVAFWMRLIRATTQGAIQLGFDAKEAQELAMYTCNGAASLLIESGNHPEAEIDRVTTPRGCTIQGLNEMEHQGLSSSLIQGIIASYDKISEIKKGEL, encoded by the coding sequence ATGAAAATAGCAATCATAGGTGCTGGAAATTTAGGGTTAGCAATAGCTAAAGGAGTTTTAAACTCTAACGGTGCTACATCTATGTTTTTAACCAAACGAAATACTACTGACATACAAAAATTTGAAAAATTTGGTAATGTAACTGTAACTACTGATAATAGAGAGGCTGTTACAAAATCTGATATTTTAATTTTTGCGGTACAACCCGCTCAATTTGAGCAAATACTTGAAGACACAAAAGATTTACTGAACGAAAAACACGTAATTATTTCTACAATAACTGGTGTTGTAATTTCTCAAATAGAAAAAATAATAGGTTCAGAACACCATATCATACGAAGCATGCCAAATACAGCAATATCTGTAGGCAAATCTATGACTTGTATTTGCAGCAATGAAAAAGGTAAAAAACGTATTGATCTAGCAAAAGCTATTTTTAATAGAATGGGTCATTCTATGGAAATTCCTGAAAATCAAATGCAAGCAGCAACTGTAATTTGCGCTAGTGGAGTTGCATTTTGGATGCGCTTGATTAGAGCAACAACACAAGGTGCTATACAATTAGGTTTTGATGCTAAAGAAGCTCAAGAGCTAGCTATGTACACCTGTAATGGTGCTGCTAGTTTACTAATAGAATCAGGAAACCATCCAGAAGCTGAAATAGATAGAGTTACAACACCTAGAGGTTGTACTATTCAAGGTTTAAATGAAATGGAGCATCAAGGCTTAAGTTCTTCTTTGATACAAGGAATTATTGCTTCATACGATAAGATTAGTGAAATTAAAAAAGGAGAATTATGA
- a CDS encoding aspartate aminotransferase family protein: MNLFDVYPLYNVTPVSAKGIIVTDDKNQEYLDFYGGHGVISIGHTHPHYVKKLEDQLHKIGFYSNAIQNPLQVELATKLGQLSGCEDYNLFLCSSGAEANENALKMASFVTGKSKIISFQNSFHGRTSAAVAATDNEKINAPINKQQKVSFLPIGNISAFTAEIEKGDACAVILEPIQGVGGLDEPTTEFYQEIAKIAKQNGVILIADEVQCGYGRSGKFFGFQHHNIQPDIISVAKGMGNGFPVGGILIHESIKASYGMLGTTFGGNHLACVASLAVLEVIDKENLIKNAAEIGEYFKECASTIPQVKKIKGRGLMLGLEFDFEVADLRKKLIYDQHIFTGGAMNKKLLRILPALNITKQDIDLFFEALKKEL; the protein is encoded by the coding sequence ATGAATCTGTTTGATGTTTACCCTTTATACAATGTAACACCTGTTTCTGCAAAAGGAATAATAGTTACAGATGATAAAAATCAAGAATATTTAGATTTTTATGGTGGTCATGGTGTTATTTCTATTGGACACACACACCCTCATTATGTAAAAAAGTTAGAAGACCAATTACATAAAATTGGTTTTTACAGTAACGCAATTCAAAACCCATTACAAGTAGAATTAGCTACTAAGCTAGGTCAGCTTTCTGGTTGTGAAGACTATAATTTATTTTTATGCAGTTCTGGAGCCGAAGCAAATGAAAATGCTTTAAAAATGGCTTCATTTGTTACAGGTAAATCAAAAATTATTTCTTTTCAAAATAGTTTTCATGGTAGAACATCGGCTGCTGTTGCTGCAACAGATAATGAAAAAATTAACGCCCCAATAAACAAACAACAAAAAGTATCTTTTTTACCTATTGGTAATATAAGTGCTTTTACTGCTGAAATAGAAAAAGGAGATGCTTGTGCGGTTATATTAGAACCTATACAAGGTGTTGGTGGTTTAGATGAGCCAACAACAGAATTTTATCAAGAAATAGCAAAAATAGCAAAGCAAAATGGTGTTATTTTAATTGCTGACGAAGTACAGTGTGGCTATGGTAGAAGTGGTAAATTTTTCGGCTTTCAGCATCATAACATTCAACCAGATATTATTAGTGTTGCAAAAGGCATGGGTAACGGTTTTCCTGTAGGCGGTATTCTAATTCATGAAAGTATTAAAGCTAGTTACGGTATGTTAGGTACAACCTTTGGTGGTAATCACTTAGCATGTGTTGCTTCCCTTGCTGTTTTAGAGGTTATCGACAAAGAAAATCTCATCAAAAATGCTGCTGAAATTGGCGAATACTTTAAAGAATGTGCCAGTACTATTCCACAAGTAAAAAAAATAAAAGGTAGAGGCTTAATGCTTGGTTTAGAATTTGATTTTGAAGTTGCTGATTTGCGTAAAAAATTAATATATGACCAACATATTTTTACTGGTGGCGCAATGAATAAAAAATTACTTAGAATTTTACCTGCTTTAAACATTACAAAACAAGATATTGATTTGTTTTTTGAAGCCCTTAAAAAAGAATTATAG
- a CDS encoding glutamate-5-semialdehyde dehydrogenase, which yields MAELVAFEKEAILSANKKDIENYTGNDLAMADRLKVDDAKVEGMISSLEQLASQTDPLGVERFAFTHENGINVSNKTAPFGTVCIIYESRPDVTIEAAGIAFKSGNKILLKGGKESLQSNLALVSLWHKALEENDCSDEWVTYLQFNREQTQEFLQNPTQKIDLIVPRGGEKLIAFTKKHATCPVIISGRGNNFVYVDAEADLEMAISIIINAKTTKISACNALDKVLIAADMPRKHEFLQHLIQELKKSDVTVYTDTHFSAMEGTTPIESENIWFEEFLDYKIVIGQAASLEDAILSINKYGGGHSAAIITSNTNSAQIFLESVDSAAVYHNASTRFTDGFQFGLGGELAISTDKLHQRGPIGLQHLVTNKWYVLGNGQIR from the coding sequence ATGGCTGAATTGGTTGCTTTTGAAAAAGAGGCAATACTTTCTGCTAATAAAAAAGACATTGAAAATTATACTGGCAATGACCTTGCCATGGCCGATAGGCTTAAAGTTGATGATGCCAAGGTTGAAGGCATGATTTCATCCTTAGAACAATTGGCTAGTCAGACAGACCCTTTAGGTGTAGAGCGATTTGCTTTTACGCATGAAAACGGAATTAATGTAAGTAACAAAACAGCACCTTTTGGCACTGTTTGTATTATTTATGAATCAAGACCAGATGTAACTATTGAAGCAGCTGGTATTGCTTTTAAATCTGGAAATAAAATTTTACTAAAAGGGGGTAAAGAATCTTTACAAAGTAACTTAGCACTCGTTAGTCTTTGGCATAAAGCTTTAGAAGAAAATGATTGCTCTGACGAATGGGTAACCTACCTTCAATTTAACAGGGAACAAACGCAAGAATTTTTGCAAAATCCTACTCAAAAAATTGACCTAATAGTACCGCGTGGTGGCGAAAAATTAATTGCATTCACTAAAAAACATGCCACTTGCCCTGTAATCATAAGCGGTAGAGGTAATAATTTTGTATATGTTGATGCTGAAGCCGATTTAGAAATGGCTATTTCTATCATTATTAATGCTAAAACAACTAAAATATCAGCTTGTAACGCATTAGACAAAGTTTTAATTGCTGCTGATATGCCTCGCAAACATGAGTTTCTTCAGCACTTAATTCAAGAGTTAAAAAAGAGTGACGTAACTGTTTATACAGACACTCATTTTTCCGCAATGGAAGGCACTACCCCTATTGAAAGTGAAAATATTTGGTTCGAAGAATTTTTAGATTATAAAATTGTTATTGGCCAAGCTGCCAGTTTAGAAGATGCTATTCTTTCTATAAATAAATATGGAGGAGGACATTCTGCTGCAATCATTACCTCTAATACAAATAGTGCTCAAATCTTTTTAGAGTCTGTAGATTCTGCTGCCGTTTACCATAATGCATCTACCAGATTCACTGATGGATTTCAATTTGGTTTAGGAGGAGAACTTGCTATTAGCACTGACAAACTACATCAAAGAGGCCCAATTGGCTTACAACATTTAGTAACTAACAAATGGTATGTATTAGGTAATGGTCAAATAAGGTAA
- the proB gene encoding glutamate 5-kinase, translated as MKKKRILLKVGTNTLTRETNHISRGKIEDIGRQIESLKNEYEFIIVSSGAIAAARQFVKLEHNGEDINIKQALASIGQPHLMRIFQENFRELGLFTSQCLLSYSDFENPKSKSNIKNTIDVLVANNFIPIINENDTVATDEIKFGDNDKLAALTAALLEVDLLMIATNTDGVYTKKTLEGNMPETIKEVIDMNDLITEVGDNISSHGTGGMQSKIEAATIAKDAGIETWILNGLKDNFITDAMHGKSNFTKIK; from the coding sequence ATGAAGAAAAAAAGAATTTTACTAAAAGTTGGCACCAATACATTAACAAGAGAAACCAATCATATATCTAGAGGAAAAATAGAAGATATAGGAAGACAAATAGAAAGTTTAAAAAACGAATACGAGTTTATAATTGTAAGCTCTGGAGCTATTGCTGCTGCACGCCAATTTGTAAAGTTAGAGCACAATGGAGAAGATATTAATATAAAACAAGCACTAGCATCAATAGGACAACCTCATCTAATGCGAATTTTTCAAGAGAACTTTAGAGAGTTAGGCCTGTTTACTTCTCAATGTCTATTATCTTATTCTGATTTTGAAAATCCGAAATCAAAATCTAACATAAAAAACACGATTGATGTTTTAGTAGCAAATAACTTTATACCAATTATTAACGAAAATGACACAGTTGCTACTGATGAAATTAAGTTTGGTGATAATGATAAACTTGCAGCATTAACAGCAGCTTTATTAGAAGTAGATTTATTAATGATTGCGACTAATACTGATGGTGTTTACACTAAAAAAACTCTTGAAGGCAACATGCCTGAAACCATAAAAGAGGTTATTGATATGAATGATTTAATAACTGAAGTTGGCGATAATATATCGTCTCACGGAACTGGCGGTATGCAGTCTAAAATAGAAGCAGCTACTATTGCAAAAGATGCAGGTATTGAAACTTGGATTCTAAATGGTTTAAAAGATAATTTTATAACTGACGCTATGCATGGCAAAAGTAATTTCACAAAAATAAAGTAA
- a CDS encoding acetylornithine carbamoyltransferase: MKHYTSIQDIDSLPTWVNDAKNLKANPLQAKSLGQGKTICLLFFNNSLRTRLSTQKAAMNLGLEVMIMNFGSEGWAIEFEDGTVMDQGTSEHIKEAAQVVSQYCDIVAIRAFASLTDKVKDEAELVLNGFKKYASIPVVNMESSVGHPLQALADAITLGEQNIKTKPKVVLSWAPHPKALPHAVANSFTEMMLKQDADFVITHPEGYELNPEITKDAAIEYNQSKALENADFVYVKNWSNYKNYGQIINQDTDWMMTKDKLGHAKFMHCLPVRRNVVVEDAVLDSDQSLVIEQANNRTYAAQIVLKKILEKL; encoded by the coding sequence ATGAAACATTACACTTCAATACAAGATATCGACTCATTACCAACATGGGTAAATGATGCAAAAAATTTAAAAGCTAACCCGTTACAAGCAAAAAGCTTAGGACAAGGAAAAACTATTTGTTTGTTATTTTTTAACAATAGCCTTAGAACGCGCTTGAGCACACAAAAGGCAGCGATGAATTTAGGCCTTGAAGTAATGATAATGAATTTTGGTAGCGAAGGTTGGGCTATTGAATTTGAAGATGGAACTGTAATGGACCAAGGTACTTCTGAACATATTAAAGAAGCCGCACAAGTTGTTTCTCAATATTGTGACATTGTTGCTATTCGTGCTTTTGCATCTTTGACAGATAAAGTAAAAGATGAAGCAGAACTTGTTTTAAATGGTTTTAAAAAATACGCCAGTATTCCTGTTGTAAATATGGAAAGCTCCGTAGGACATCCTTTACAGGCATTAGCTGACGCTATTACTTTAGGTGAACAAAATATAAAAACCAAGCCTAAAGTTGTCCTTTCATGGGCACCGCATCCAAAAGCTCTACCACATGCTGTAGCAAATTCTTTTACTGAAATGATGTTAAAGCAAGATGCTGATTTTGTAATTACTCATCCTGAAGGGTATGAGTTAAACCCTGAAATCACTAAAGATGCAGCAATTGAATACAACCAAAGTAAAGCATTAGAAAATGCTGACTTTGTTTATGTAAAAAACTGGAGTAACTATAAAAATTACGGTCAAATTATCAATCAAGATACTGATTGGATGATGACTAAAGATAAATTAGGGCATGCTAAATTCATGCATTGCCTTCCTGTTCGTAGAAATGTGGTTGTAGAAGATGCCGTTTTAGATAGCGATCAATCATTAGTTATTGAGCAAGCAAATAACAGAACATACGCAGCACAAATAGTGCTTAAAAAAATTCTTGAAAAGCTATGA
- the argB gene encoding acetylglutamate kinase — protein MKPKLSVVKIGGNVIENDKELSKFLTLFSKLEEPKILVHGGGKLATQLAYKLGIESKLVNGRRITDDKSIDIITMVYGGLANKTIVAKLQANKCNAIGLSGADGDAIQAHKRPVKQIDYGFVGDIDGINTSLIDSLIKVNLTPVFCALSHDGKGQMLNTNADTIASEIAIGMGDLYETTLYYCFEKKGVLLDIKDEHSVVKHINSEKYKELLDQKIIADGMLPKLENCYHALHNNVNKVCLGDIEMIKNNTTLFTTITL, from the coding sequence ATGAAACCTAAATTATCAGTCGTAAAAATTGGTGGAAATGTTATTGAAAACGATAAAGAACTTTCTAAATTTTTAACCTTATTTTCAAAATTAGAAGAACCTAAAATTTTGGTACACGGTGGCGGAAAATTAGCAACTCAACTAGCCTATAAATTAGGTATAGAATCTAAACTTGTAAACGGAAGAAGAATTACCGACGACAAAAGCATCGATATAATTACTATGGTTTATGGTGGTTTAGCAAACAAAACTATAGTTGCTAAATTACAAGCCAACAAATGTAATGCTATAGGCTTAAGTGGTGCCGATGGCGATGCTATACAAGCACACAAGCGCCCTGTAAAACAAATTGATTACGGTTTTGTTGGTGATATTGATGGAATAAATACTAGCTTAATTGATTCATTAATAAAAGTTAATTTAACCCCTGTTTTCTGTGCCTTATCACATGATGGAAAAGGACAAATGTTAAATACAAATGCCGATACAATTGCTTCTGAAATTGCAATAGGAATGGGTGATTTATATGAGACTACATTATATTATTGTTTTGAAAAAAAAGGAGTCCTTTTAGATATTAAAGATGAACACTCTGTAGTAAAACATATTAATTCAGAAAAATATAAAGAATTACTAGATCAAAAAATCATTGCTGATGGTATGCTTCCTAAACTAGAAAACTGTTATCATGCATTACATAATAATGTAAATAAAGTTTGCCTTGGCGATATAGAAATGATTAAAAACAATACTACTTTATTTACAACCATAACACTATAA
- a CDS encoding M20 family metallo-hydrolase, giving the protein MEQQKLTDKAIELLKQLISIQSFSSEEDKTAEAIQDWFTSFDIPFTRDNNNVYAKNKFWDDSKPTLLLNSHHDTVKPNQAYTKDPFLPHIEDGKLYGLGSNDAGGCLVSLLATFSHFYAQENLNHNILMVASAEEESAGKNSLRGLLPSLPNINVAIVGEPTLMNLAIAEKGLIVFDAVVKGTPSHAAHPNENNSIYNTIEVLEWFKNYKFEKTSEALGDVKLTVTQIKAGSQHNVVPSQVDLVIDVRVNDSYSNKEIADLLKAEAPCFLQERGLKLNSSKIDKDHALVQSGIILGRETYGSPTLSDQAALTCQSLKLGPGDSTRSHSADEYIHVHEIEEGIDLYIKILKGFLN; this is encoded by the coding sequence ATGGAACAACAAAAATTAACGGATAAAGCAATTGAATTACTAAAACAGTTAATTAGTATTCAATCTTTTTCAAGCGAAGAAGATAAAACAGCAGAAGCTATACAAGATTGGTTTACTTCTTTTGATATTCCATTTACTAGAGATAACAACAACGTCTATGCAAAAAATAAGTTTTGGGATGATAGTAAGCCCACTTTACTTTTAAATTCACATCACGACACTGTTAAACCAAACCAAGCATATACTAAAGATCCTTTTCTTCCACATATTGAAGATGGCAAACTATACGGTTTAGGCAGTAATGATGCTGGTGGTTGCCTTGTTTCTCTATTGGCTACATTTTCGCATTTTTATGCACAAGAAAATTTAAATCATAATATTTTGATGGTAGCTTCTGCTGAAGAAGAAAGTGCTGGCAAAAATAGCCTTCGTGGTTTATTACCTAGTTTACCAAATATTAATGTAGCCATTGTTGGCGAGCCTACATTAATGAACTTAGCAATTGCAGAAAAAGGATTAATTGTTTTTGATGCCGTAGTTAAAGGCACACCATCACACGCAGCACACCCTAATGAGAACAACTCTATATACAATACTATTGAAGTTTTAGAATGGTTTAAAAACTATAAATTCGAAAAAACATCAGAAGCATTAGGTGATGTAAAACTTACCGTAACTCAAATAAAAGCTGGTAGCCAACACAATGTAGTACCTTCGCAAGTGGATTTAGTGATTGATGTTCGAGTAAACGACAGTTATTCGAATAAAGAAATTGCAGATTTATTAAAAGCAGAAGCACCTTGTTTTTTGCAGGAGCGTGGATTAAAGCTAAATTCATCTAAAATTGATAAAGATCATGCTTTGGTACAATCAGGCATTATACTGGGGCGAGAAACATACGGTTCTCCTACGCTTTCTGACCAAGCAGCATTAACATGTCAGTCTTTAAAATTAGGCCCTGGAGATAGCACTAGATCACATTCTGCAGATGAATATATACATGTTCATGAAATTGAAGAGGGTATCGACTTATATATTAAAATATTAAAGGGCTTTTTAAATTAA
- the argH gene encoding argininosuccinate lyase, translating into MKLWDKGFSTDKKIDHFTVGNDRELDLQLAKYDVIASKAHAKMLGKIGLLTQAETDDLVRELNVIAKTIEKGEFIIEDSFEDMHSKIEYVLTEKLGDTGKKIHTARSRNDQVLVAMHLYLKNELTEIKSETKILFDLLLNLADKHKSILIPGYTHLQIAMPSSFGLWFSAYAESLVDDLYFVDAAYKIADQNPLGSAAGYGSSFPVDRAFTTKEMGFSDLKYNVVAAQMGRGKVEKAAAFGISSIASTLSKMAMDICLYMSQNFNFISFPDELTTGSSIMPHKKNPDVFELVRGKCNRLQAVPNQLMMIINNLPSGYHRDLQLVKEVIVPAIQDIKACIEILTFSLKEIRVNDTILEDPKYDYIFSVDTLNELVLSGIPFRDAYKKMGMEINEGTFSPKRDIKHTHEGSLGNLCLNEIRKKMDQIM; encoded by the coding sequence ATGAAACTTTGGGATAAAGGTTTTAGCACAGATAAAAAAATTGATCATTTTACAGTAGGAAACGATCGTGAATTAGACTTACAATTAGCGAAATATGATGTTATCGCATCAAAAGCACACGCTAAAATGCTAGGTAAAATAGGACTACTTACCCAAGCAGAAACAGACGATTTAGTTAGAGAATTAAATGTTATTGCAAAAACTATTGAAAAAGGAGAGTTTATAATTGAAGATTCTTTTGAAGATATGCACTCTAAAATAGAGTATGTATTAACTGAAAAATTAGGTGATACTGGTAAAAAAATACATACTGCTCGTTCTAGAAATGATCAAGTTTTAGTTGCAATGCATTTGTATTTAAAAAATGAATTAACAGAGATTAAAAGCGAAACCAAAATTTTGTTTGATTTACTATTAAATCTTGCAGATAAACATAAAAGTATATTAATACCTGGTTATACTCACTTGCAAATCGCAATGCCATCTTCTTTTGGCTTATGGTTTTCGGCGTATGCTGAAAGTTTAGTTGATGATTTATATTTTGTTGATGCTGCTTATAAAATAGCAGATCAAAACCCTTTAGGTAGTGCTGCTGGTTACGGAAGTTCATTTCCTGTCGATAGAGCTTTCACCACTAAAGAAATGGGTTTTTCTGATTTAAAATATAATGTAGTAGCTGCTCAAATGGGGCGTGGAAAGGTAGAAAAAGCTGCCGCTTTCGGTATAAGCAGCATAGCTTCTACGCTATCTAAAATGGCAATGGATATCTGTTTATATATGAGTCAAAATTTTAATTTCATCTCTTTTCCTGATGAATTGACTACAGGTTCTAGTATTATGCCACACAAAAAAAATCCTGATGTTTTCGAATTAGTTAGAGGTAAGTGTAATAGACTACAAGCGGTTCCAAACCAACTAATGATGATTATAAATAACCTACCTAGTGGTTATCATCGCGATTTACAATTGGTAAAAGAAGTAATAGTACCTGCTATACAAGATATAAAAGCATGTATTGAAATATTGACTTTTAGCTTAAAAGAAATTCGAGTAAACGATACTATTTTAGAAGATCCTAAATATGATTATATTTTTAGCGTAGATACTTTAAATGAATTAGTATTGAGTGGTATACCTTTTCGTGATGCTTACAAAAAGATGGGCATGGAAATAAATGAAGGTACTTTTTCACCTAAAAGAGATATAAAACATACGCACGAAGGTAGCTTAGGAAATTTGTGTCTAAATGAAATTCGTAAAAAAATGGATCAAATTATGTAG